CGCGTCGCCCACCGGCACCAGCCGCCCGGCGGTACCGTCGCGCAGCACCCGGCGGAAGGCGTCGAGATCGCTCGCGACGACCGCGGTACCCGCGGCCATCGCCTCCACCAGCACGATGCCGAAACTCTCGCCGCCGATGTTGGGTGCGCAGTAGAGGTCGGCGCTGCGCATCGCCGACGCCTTCTCCGCATCCGACACCTGACCGAGGAAGCGCAGATGACCGGCCAGCTCGCCGGCCTCGCGGCGCAGCCGGTCCTCGTCGCCGCGCCCGACGATGAGGATCTGCACGTCCGGATGCCGCCGCACCAGCCGCGGCAGCGCGCCGAGCAGTACCGCCATCCCCTTGCGCGGCTCGTCGTAGCGGCCGAGGAACAGCACCGTGCCGCCCTCGCGCGGATAGCCGGGCAGCGGCGGCGCGTTCGAGAACGCCTTCACGTCGACCCCGTTGGGGATCTCCACCGCGTCGCCGCCGAGCGCCTCGACCTGCCAGCGCCGGGCCAGCTCGGAGACGGCGATGCGACCGGCGATCTTCTCGTGGTAGGGCCGCAGCACCCCCTGGAAGGTGGCCAGCACCAGCGATCGGGTGGTCGAGGTGTGGAAGGTGGCGACGATCGGCCCCTCGGCGATCTTCAGCGCCAGCATCGACAGGCTCGGCGCGTTCGGCTCGTGGATGTGCAGGACGTCGAAATCGTTGTCGGCGATCCAGCGGCGGATGCGGGTATAGGCCGTGGGCCCGAACGACAGTCGCGCGACCGACCCGTTGTAGGGGATGGCGACCGCGCGTCCGGCCGACACCACGAAATCCGGCAGCGGGGTGTCGTCGGCGGCCGGGGCGAGCACGCTCACCCGGTGCCCGCGCTCGAGCAACACCTGCGCGAGCTCCACCACGTGCGATTGCACGCCCCCGGGCACATCGAACGAATAGGGGCAGACCATGCCGATCTTCATCGCTGGTCGTCTCCCGCGTTATCGGCCGGATCCTGCGGGGACGGTGTCCGCTGCGCCTGCGCGGTGGCGATGCGGGCGCGGCGCTCGGCCGACAGGTCGGCCTCCCACAGCGGCTGCAACATGTGCCAATCGGCCGGATGTGCGGCGATGTTCGCGGCGAACCGATCCGCCAGCGCCTGGGTCGCGGCCGCGATTCCGCCGGACACGTCGACCTCGGGATCGACCCGCACGGCCCAGCCTTCGCGTCCGTCGACGTCGGTGTACCAGGCGTGCACCGGCAGCAGTGCCGCACCGGTGTCGACCGCCAGTTTCGCGGCGCCGGCGGGCATCCAGGTCCGCTCGCCGAAGAACGTCACCGGCACGCCGTTCCCGGTGAGGTCGCGCTCCCCCAGCAGGCAGATCACCCGATTCGCGCGCAGCCGCTCGGCCAGTTGTGTGAACGGCGGCTGCTCGCCACCGGTCAGCGGGAACACCTCGAAACCGAGACTCTCCCGATAGGCGACGAAGCGCCGGAACAGCGATTCCGGTCGCAGCCGCTCGGCGACCGTCGAGAAGGTGCCGTAATGCTGTGCCAGCCACAGCCCGGCCATATCCCAGTTGCCGGAGTGCGGCAGCACCAAGATCCCCCCGCGGCCCGCCGCCAGTGCCGTATCCAGCCGGTAGATGTTCTCCACCGGCGGCATCCGATCCGGTGCGGTGATCGCCGCATGATCCATCGACGGCAGCCGGAACGCCTCTCGCCAGTACCGTGCGTAGGAACGCATACTCGCCTGGATCAGCTCGTCGGGCACCGCCATCGGCGAGACCCCCAGCACCCGGGAAAGGTTGCGGCGCAATTGATTCGGGGTGCCGTCGCGGTGCGCGGCCCGATTCGCCCGGCGGCCCGCCCAGTTGCCGCCCGCGTCGAACAGCCGGCGCGCGGTGCCCTCCGGCAGGCCCCGGATCAGCCGCCACCCGGCCGCGTACGCTCGATCCGTCAGCGCGGCTTTCATCTCCGTCATCGCCGCCGCCTAGTTCGTCGGCCCGGGCTCGACTTTGCCCACCGGGGCGATCACCTCGCGTGCGCCCGCCGAATTCCGCACCGCCAGTACCCGCTGGAACACCGTGACGATACTGAGCACGGCCAGGATGTACATCGCCACATAGACCGCGTAGGTCAGCCAGTCGATGCCGAAATAACCGCCGATACCGGTGAATCCGGCACCGACGAGCACGATCACCAGCCGGTCCGGGCGCTCGATCAGCCCACCGTCGGCGGACAGCCCGCTGGCCTCGGCGCGGGCCTTCGCGTACGAGATGACCTGCGAGGTCACCAGCACCACGAGGGTCGCCACGAACAGGTGCTTGCTGTGCTCGTGGTACACCGACCAGCAGGCCAGCGAGGCGAAGATCGCGCCGTCGGCCACCCGGTCACAGGTGGCGTCCAGAACGGCGCCGTAACGTGTGCCGCCGCCGCGCGCGCGGGCCATCGCCCCGTCGAGCATGTCGAACATGACGAACAACCAGATCACCATCGTTCCCCAGAACAGGTGATCGGTCGGGAACAGCGTCACCGCGGCGGCGATCGAGGCGGTGGTGCCGATCACCGTCATCGCGTCCGGCGTGAGCCCGGTGCCGACCAGCGCCCGGCCCAGCGGCGCGGTCGCCTTGGCGAAGGTCTCGCGACCGAAGAAGCTCAGCACCTACCTCTCCTCCCAGGCTTCCGCGAGCAGTGCCCGGGTCTCCCGCAGCAACTGCGGCATCACCTTCACCCCGCCGACGACGGTGATGAAATTCGCGTCGCCACCCCAGCGCGGCACGATGTGCTGATGCAGATGGTCGGCGAGCGAACCGCCGGCCACGCCGCCGAGGTTCAGGCCGACGTTGAATCCGGCCGGGCGCGACACCTTCTTCATCACCCGGATCGCCTGCTGGGTGAAGGCCATGAGCTCGGTGCTCTCGTCGAGGGTGAGATCCTCGAGGTCGGCGACGCGGCGGTACGGCACCACCATCATGTGGCCGGGGTTGTACGGGTACAGGTTCAGCACCGCGTACACCCACTGCCCGCGCGCGATCACCAGGCCGTCCTCGTCGGACATCTTCGGAATTTCGATGAACGGATGCCCGGACTTACCCGAATCGCCCGCCGGTTCCCGGTTTTCGCCCTCGCGCTCGGCGATCGCACCGGTGATGTACGACATCCGATAGGGAGTCCACAACCGCTGCAACCGATCCGGCTCGCCGACGCCCCGGTCGACGATGCTCCCGGCCGACTCCGCGGCCGAATCGGCCCGGGCGGCAGCCTGTTCCACAGTGCGCTCGCTCATACCCCATCCTGTGTCCGGCGGGCGGTCATTCAGGAACCCTTCCGGATCTCGAAACCCTCCGCGGTGGGCGAGGTATTCTCCCG
This DNA window, taken from Nocardia sp. BMG111209, encodes the following:
- a CDS encoding glycosyltransferase family 4 protein → MKIGMVCPYSFDVPGGVQSHVVELAQVLLERGHRVSVLAPAADDTPLPDFVVSAGRAVAIPYNGSVARLSFGPTAYTRIRRWIADNDFDVLHIHEPNAPSLSMLALKIAEGPIVATFHTSTTRSLVLATFQGVLRPYHEKIAGRIAVSELARRWQVEALGGDAVEIPNGVDVKAFSNAPPLPGYPREGGTVLFLGRYDEPRKGMAVLLGALPRLVRRHPDVQILIVGRGDEDRLRREAGELAGHLRFLGQVSDAEKASAMRSADLYCAPNIGGESFGIVLVEAMAAGTAVVASDLDAFRRVLRDGTAGRLVPVGDATALAGALDDLLGHPQRRADLIRTANQVVGEYDWPVVAEQILRVYETVTVGDARVRTAG
- a CDS encoding phosphatidylinositol mannoside acyltransferase produces the protein MTEMKAALTDRAYAAGWRLIRGLPEGTARRLFDAGGNWAGRRANRAAHRDGTPNQLRRNLSRVLGVSPMAVPDELIQASMRSYARYWREAFRLPSMDHAAITAPDRMPPVENIYRLDTALAAGRGGILVLPHSGNWDMAGLWLAQHYGTFSTVAERLRPESLFRRFVAYRESLGFEVFPLTGGEQPPFTQLAERLRANRVICLLGERDLTGNGVPVTFFGERTWMPAGAAKLAVDTGAALLPVHAWYTDVDGREGWAVRVDPEVDVSGGIAAATQALADRFAANIAAHPADWHMLQPLWEADLSAERRARIATAQAQRTPSPQDPADNAGDDQR
- the pgsA gene encoding phosphatidylinositol phosphate synthase; translated protein: MLSFFGRETFAKATAPLGRALVGTGLTPDAMTVIGTTASIAAAVTLFPTDHLFWGTMVIWLFVMFDMLDGAMARARGGGTRYGAVLDATCDRVADGAIFASLACWSVYHEHSKHLFVATLVVLVTSQVISYAKARAEASGLSADGGLIERPDRLVIVLVGAGFTGIGGYFGIDWLTYAVYVAMYILAVLSIVTVFQRVLAVRNSAGAREVIAPVGKVEPGPTN
- a CDS encoding HIT domain-containing protein, producing the protein MSERTVEQAAARADSAAESAGSIVDRGVGEPDRLQRLWTPYRMSYITGAIAEREGENREPAGDSGKSGHPFIEIPKMSDEDGLVIARGQWVYAVLNLYPYNPGHMMVVPYRRVADLEDLTLDESTELMAFTQQAIRVMKKVSRPAGFNVGLNLGGVAGGSLADHLHQHIVPRWGGDANFITVVGGVKVMPQLLRETRALLAEAWEER